One Armatimonadia bacterium genomic region harbors:
- a CDS encoding PQQ-binding-like beta-propeller repeat protein, which yields MEFQLTDLIDGQYKVVEKHRGGMSLVYIVLDEFSQKRFAIKTVKEDFLDDLSVIDRFHEEARTWMNIGRHLHVVEAIIYRNIGGQPFLWLEYVDGSDLQKLIEQEHRLLPTQVVLYALQVCEAMQYVHTAQVRSQRGVIHRDLKPANIMLDRRLGVKITDFGLAKLYGGTRGLTDAGVGLGTYLYMPPEQFLDAATADATSDIFSFGACMYAALTGKPPVTGDTIGAVINSILSKTAPSPEKVCDEVPAELAQIVMWCLAKPRERRFPSFEALGGALEAVLPICNESSADTVVHKCQGCGHLTLHEYRVCPVCASYFDVGSLRDFLAKGESRETRSVSVPQPTAAPQPAQAPEAAPPPSSEQAPAEAGPTAADLYAQALQHRQAGRSRQALSLLRDALTLDPSHKEARAAFDELALQVAREKTQAATKAYNWGMFRGNVTRSGYTPEAIAPPLRRAWQTRVGEWIIGSPAVVNGVVYVGAYVDKPGRHGRMAALRAQDGEALWTADFAYEIVSSPLVFEGRTLYFGCQNNLVALDAKTGRRVWEFTTAGEVVGGPGAWKRVVFFGSCDSRLYGIHPQSGQQMWAFSSRGEIFSSPAYWNGVVYVGSSDHRLYAVNAASGRGVWEFVSGGEIAGSPAYANERVYFGSTDRRVYCLDAQTGQKLWEYQTEAEIHSSPAVWGECLYVGSRDHFLYALDSRTGELRWRFATGDWVHSSPVISGNIVYCGSHDKKLYAVEAESGVLVWEYQTAGEVQASPAVSAGAVYAASNDGNVYCFTAR from the coding sequence ATGGAGTTCCAGCTTACCGACCTCATCGATGGCCAGTACAAGGTTGTCGAGAAGCACCGCGGGGGAATGAGCCTCGTCTACATCGTCCTGGACGAGTTTTCCCAGAAGCGCTTCGCCATCAAGACCGTCAAAGAGGACTTCCTCGATGACCTCAGCGTCATCGACCGCTTCCACGAAGAAGCTCGCACGTGGATGAACATTGGCCGACACTTGCACGTGGTCGAGGCGATCATCTACCGCAACATCGGCGGGCAGCCCTTCCTCTGGCTCGAGTACGTCGACGGCAGCGACCTGCAGAAGCTCATCGAACAGGAACACCGCCTGCTTCCTACCCAGGTGGTCCTCTACGCCCTGCAGGTCTGCGAGGCCATGCAGTATGTCCACACCGCCCAGGTCCGCAGTCAACGTGGCGTGATCCACCGAGACCTCAAACCCGCCAACATCATGCTCGACCGGCGGCTGGGTGTGAAGATCACGGACTTTGGCCTGGCCAAGCTCTACGGCGGCACCCGGGGACTCACAGACGCCGGTGTCGGGTTGGGCACCTACCTGTACATGCCGCCCGAGCAGTTCCTCGACGCCGCGACGGCCGATGCCACCTCCGACATCTTCTCCTTTGGCGCGTGCATGTACGCCGCGCTGACCGGTAAGCCGCCCGTCACTGGCGACACCATCGGCGCGGTCATCAACAGCATCCTCAGCAAGACCGCGCCAAGCCCGGAGAAGGTCTGCGACGAAGTCCCGGCAGAGCTGGCGCAGATCGTCATGTGGTGCCTCGCCAAGCCCCGAGAGCGTCGGTTCCCGAGCTTCGAGGCACTGGGTGGCGCCCTCGAAGCGGTCCTGCCCATCTGCAACGAGTCCTCGGCCGACACCGTCGTGCACAAATGTCAGGGCTGCGGCCATCTCACTCTGCACGAGTACCGCGTCTGCCCCGTCTGCGCCAGTTACTTCGACGTCGGCAGTCTGCGGGACTTCCTGGCAAAGGGAGAGAGCCGCGAGACCCGCTCCGTGAGCGTACCCCAACCGACCGCAGCGCCACAGCCCGCTCAGGCGCCGGAAGCCGCACCGCCGCCGTCGTCCGAGCAAGCTCCCGCGGAGGCCGGTCCTACTGCCGCAGACCTGTACGCGCAGGCTCTCCAGCATCGGCAGGCTGGGCGGTCCCGTCAGGCACTCTCACTTCTGCGTGACGCGCTGACCCTCGATCCTTCCCACAAGGAGGCGCGCGCAGCCTTCGACGAGTTGGCGTTGCAGGTCGCTCGTGAGAAGACGCAGGCGGCCACCAAGGCCTACAACTGGGGGATGTTCCGCGGGAACGTGACCCGCAGCGGCTACACCCCGGAGGCCATCGCACCACCTCTGCGCAGGGCGTGGCAGACCCGCGTCGGCGAGTGGATCATCGGCTCACCGGCAGTGGTCAACGGTGTGGTCTACGTCGGCGCGTATGTCGACAAGCCGGGGAGACATGGGCGGATGGCGGCCCTGCGTGCCCAGGACGGCGAGGCGCTGTGGACTGCCGACTTCGCCTATGAGATCGTCAGCAGCCCCCTGGTGTTCGAGGGACGCACGCTCTACTTCGGCTGCCAGAACAACCTTGTCGCCCTGGACGCAAAGACCGGGCGCCGGGTGTGGGAGTTCACGACTGCCGGTGAAGTAGTCGGCGGCCCGGGTGCCTGGAAGCGTGTCGTTTTCTTCGGTAGCTGCGACAGCCGCCTCTACGGCATCCACCCGCAGAGCGGGCAACAGATGTGGGCCTTCTCCTCGCGCGGCGAGATCTTCTCCTCGCCTGCCTACTGGAACGGGGTAGTCTACGTCGGCTCCAGCGACCACCGGCTTTACGCCGTCAATGCAGCCTCCGGGCGCGGCGTGTGGGAGTTTGTCAGTGGAGGCGAGATCGCGGGCTCGCCGGCCTACGCCAACGAGCGCGTCTACTTCGGTTCGACCGATCGCCGCGTATACTGCCTCGATGCACAGACCGGCCAGAAGCTCTGGGAGTACCAGACCGAAGCCGAGATCCACAGCTCGCCTGCGGTGTGGGGCGAGTGCCTCTACGTGGGCTCGCGCGACCACTTCCTCTACGCTCTGGACTCGCGCACCGGCGAACTGCGCTGGCGTTTTGCTACCGGCGACTGGGTACATAGCTCCCCGGTCATCAGCGGCAACATCGTCTACTGCGGCTCGCACGACAAGAAGCTCTACGCGGTCGAAGCCGAGAGCGGCGTTCTGGTCTGGGAGTACCAAACTGCCGGCGAGGTCCAGGCCTCACCGGCAGTCTCAGCGGGAGCCGTCTACGCTGCTTCCAACGACGGCAACGTCTACTGCTTCACCGCACGCTAG